Genomic segment of Hydractinia symbiolongicarpus strain clone_291-10 chromosome 5, HSymV2.1, whole genome shotgun sequence:
ctgatcaaaaaaatgtatagggtcTTGCACTTTTGACGAACAGTTAAGGAGAAACAAGGGTTTACAATTttattgacgtcagcaaaaatccgTTAAAgtacaaaaatgattttagaaGCTTTTACACCCGTTGTCTCTGTTATGTCAGCAGACACTTCatatgatcatgtacttttgagaaAGGGTTACAGAGGTATTGGGGTTAAATgcgtttttaatgacgtcatcaatccgtgcattccgaaacggattctaAGACTTAAAATTGGGACACTTACTTAATTTGGTCcgaggtggtccctagttacccaagcGTTAAAAAATGACTGGCGTCATCACTTTGTGTCCAAGtaatttagcctcaaagttttaagtgcattgcgATGACTTTATTAACTTAAAGTAAGATATTGACACTAAATTAGTGTTATTGACATCGCGACGTTGAATTTACATTTAAGAGATAattttttcggctacatcaaaggaaaataaacacatccactttgcctgttatagATAGACAGACAAACACAACCCGCGGCAAATCCATAGTGTCACCAATCCTATATTTTCTGGTCCTCCGATTAACCCATCGTACATATCTTGGGTATCGCTATCTCGTGCACCCTTAACACAAAGCTAAAAAATCGGCTACCATTTTTAAGAAACTACGGGTATTTAAAATAgaaaagtttttacttttttggaaactactGAACACCTTTAAAAAGGAGAAGCTAGCTGCAAATTGTTTAAAAGCACATTGGGATTATGCCACTTACAAGTATCCATTCATGGCAGCGATGTGAATAGCTGTCCTTCCTCTATCATCCGTTTTGTTTAAAGTACCTGGAGATACATCACCAAGAAGTGAGACCACTTTCGTCTTTCCAGACAAAGCTGCTAAATGAATCGGTAATTTCTCTTCATTGTCTCGCAAACTAACACGGGGCTTGTAAGCCAACAAGGTTTCGATAATCTAAATAACAAtcagaaaacaataaaaaactaaaaagcaGACCAAACTGTCAATGATACTCTTACGACAGCCCTACATACACCCACAGGGAAGGATAATCGTAGCGATTGTGATAAATCAAAGTGTGACAATATTTCAACCGGTATTTCCTACCTTGACATTGCCGGAAACGGCAGCGTAATGAATAGGTGTTCGATAATCCTTATCTGGtctatttaataaaatatacgCTCCTTTGTTTAACAGCAACTTTAACGTGTGTATTTGCTTGTCATGTATAGCCACGTGCAGAACATTTCTCATTCTTGCGTCTGTTAAAGACATGTTTGCTCCACTATTTAGCAGATACTCAACGGCAGCGCAGTGTCCCTTCCATACTGCACATAACAACGGTGTGTAATTATCGCGATCTAGGGCATCGATATGCGCACCACTGCTGTGTAAGTACTTGATGGCATCAACTCGACCAAACAAGCAGGCTCTAATAATATGGAAAGTTATAAAGTCAGCAACTGCCTAAGCGGTGCCGAAATTCATGAGTTGTCTTCAAAAGAGCAGATCAGCTAGAAATCGTCCCAAATTAATTAACGTGGCACTGATACTCAAAGTAGGAGTGCATTAAATTTAAACAATCTCCTCCTCAGggtctttttttcttgtttagatgATTCCGTGACagtatcaaaaagaaaaaacaggtaGTCCTTGTAACGAGGTTAAAATTCCGCTGCAATTAAAGTGGAATTTTCACGCTTAAATGTACAAGAAATAACAACTCGTTTCATACACTTATCAAATCTAAATAGCAAGAATTAATCATTGAATAGCAGACGTACCTATGCAGTGGCGTCATTTGTTCATCGTCTCTTGCATTGATCCTCCCCTTTCTTGTTATTATGTATCGTAACACCCAGATGTGTCCACTAACAGCTGCAAGATGCAACGGTGAAGAGCGATTGCCTGAACGACTGTTTACATCAGCTCCAAGTGATAGAAGTGCTTCTACAGCAGTTTCTCTACCAGATTGTGCTGCCAAGTGTAAAGGGGTCTTTAATTCTTTCGTCCTGATATTTATGGGATCGTTAATTGATGGAGCTGTTGTATTTAAATTTGATTGTCGCACTAAATATGTTTAAATCATTAGCTCAAACCTTGATTTGTCTtgattaattattattttcaaagATACTACGGCAAACGAAGAAGTTAAAGCCAATCTTTCTATTGCACATTGTCTTTTTATTTACTTGATTAATTTTTCAACAACCTTTTGTGTTCATTCGGTAGGATCAGCATGTTTTTGGCTCGCGAATTTTTTACAGTAAAAGTAAGGAGGTTTAAAAAGTTATCCAGAATATGCAAGAAATTGTTTTCTCGTTGGGTAACATTTCCTCCCATACTATTCATTGTATACTTCCCGCTTCCCTCTATGCAGGTTAAAGTGGCTGGTACTCACTCAAGATTTATTTACACAATTCTTACCAACCTCGTTCAGAGGCTTGTTAGGTATTTATGTTTGAATGGACAAAAACTTAAAGGTCCCGCGGACGAAGTTACATTATCACATAATGTAAGTAAGAACCGTCATATAAATGTGTATTCGGCTTATAAATAGTAATTAGATCGATCTTTACTGATATTAGGCTGGATAAAGCTttagatattactaagttcgaACGCAGTCCAATTTACTGTAACAATGTTGAATTGTTTAGAAAGCGCTAAAATAAGCCTGGGGACAAAGCTGTGTATTTGAACGTAACTTACTTGCATTATAAAGTATTGGAATGAGTTCAGCTTGTCCTTCAGAAGCTGCTATATGGAGAGGATACTGTCCTTCATCGTCAACAACATAGATGCTCGCGTTATGACGTAACAATATGGTGACTACGTTCTTGTTGCCACCGACAACAGCCATATGCAGTGGAGTTGCCTGCAAGTTAAAAGTGTAAAAGTAAAACAACCTCTGCTGAACTTAATAAGCGAAATTTTTCAGTCGTGACAAAGCTTAAAATTAAAGGTTTCACAGCCATATCTCTGAACCTTTAGGTACCaaggattttttgaaatttttattacatTAAACCCAAAATACCTCTAAATAAGAGGATACAACggttaaattattttaatctaCATGCTGAGTTGAAGTTGGGTAAAAGAGCTAAAAAGAGAAGTGGAACGATAGGGttacaaaatagaaaaaatgcaTGTTTCGGTTACTTTAAATCCTATTCTTGCCAGgatttaaactttgtaaacaaattaagttttattgtttttatttgatcAATGTAAATTAATTTGCCTGGCTTTTACAAATGAGTAAAAAATACTTTGCTTATCTGAGTAAATTAATACTTTAGAAAAGGATTGGAATATACGTGTAAAAGTTTGGAGAGAAAATCGGAAACATGGTGTGGAAGATTTCGCTAATTTATTTGCGATTCTTATATTATATACTCAACAAATATATATGTTGAAACACATGACCAATATTTATATGGATTTTTATTTAATGAATAGTTGCAAAAAACtaacttgaactttttttttgttcatggaAGTTACCATCCATGTTGACGCAATTCAAAAATTACCATTACTTATCTGTTtatcaaagttacttcaatttgGGGTGGGCTAGTTCCTGTAGTTGCAACATCATGGCGGATGATTTATTTCTAATAATATTTTAACCACATTACTTTCTGTCAGGCTAATCTCCAAATCTCTTTGTTTTTTAGATAACTCTGTTTTTTATAACAGCTTAATGAGTGTATACGAAAGTTTAATTTATAGGTTCGACGTAAATGGAAACTATCTTAAAATTCCAAATCGATTATCTTTTCCATCGCTTGTCTTCCTAAACGGATTTCTCCAGATATGTATAAATCCAGAATGTTCAGGGTTATAAATTACATGTTATTTTGAAGATATTGTTTCGGTGTGTTgagtatttatataattgttgTATGTTTATCATTTCTCGATTATGATAGTTTACTAGGCGACGTTTTCGAATGTTGATCATCTACTTACATATCATAAAAACCAAGATCAGTCTATGAATCTTTTTACCTTTTAAGATAAGGCCCTTAAAAGTTtaggtgaaaatatattttagtcatCATATATGAGAAACCGTCAAAACAGCACCATTTTATATCGAACACATAACGTCATGCATTAATCAGTATTGTTAAAAAGTCagaaaaaatcttgaaaacggatcgaaaaaaataacatacagGTCATTTTTCAAGCTATTTCATATAAATCTAATTTGTTTTTTCGCAGGAGGTAaactttatgtttattttttgcaatcCAAATCAAAACGCTTTTATGACCTCCCATCTTCAACGAATATAATAGAAAATACATATTGTTTAGTTAATTAAAATCATATCGACTCCATTATAGTCATTTAATTTCACTTTAATTTCGGATTTACTGATGTAAAGGACACGACACTTGTTGTCTAATTTTGTATTGTGCTATGTAACGGGTTCAAGGTTCTAGCTACATGTAGGTTTCTTCTGAAACGATTCTGAAATATCGGCCAATAAAACTTGGTGGTAAAAGGaatcctggggacgaagttgtgCGAATGAAAACCTTGTGCTGTTAAATCAAGGTCGTCACATTGGTTTTTGGTGTAgactaaacaaacaaacaaacaaacaaacaaacaaacaaacaaacaaacaaacaaacaaacaaacaaacaaacaaacaaacaaacaaacaaacaaacaaacaaacaaacaaacaaacaaacaaacaaacaaacaaacaaacaaacaaacaaacaaacaaacaaacaaacaaacaaacaaacaaacaaacaaacaaacaaacaaataaacaaacaaacaaacacacaaacaaaaaaacaaaaaaaacaaacacaaaaacaaaaacaatataagGAAATTTACCGTGCTGTTATCTACGCCATTCACATCGATATTTGCATAGGACACAAGCATAGTACAAACTTCACTATTTCCTCTTCTACAGGCGAAGTGCAAAGCTGTCTGACCATAGAAGTTCTTGGATGTACAGTTTGCGCCGAGACGAATTAAAGTTTTCGCGGCTTCGGTGCAGTCATATCTAATTAATAGAATACTTTTttgtaagaacttttttgtgtgTCAAAGAACTGTGGAAATTTATATGGAGTAGTTCGAGGTTTTTCAAAATTGCATAACACTGATTCGGTGCATTTTGACCGACCCACCCCCATTGTAAcgttaaaaaacacaaaaatatatagGTTTTACCACGAATAGAGCCTTTAACCATTTTAGCGTTATGTAATTTAAGATACCTTTAGCGAAAAAAAGTTcacgtaaaatttaaaatatttcacaatTTGCCAAAACAATCAAcactaaataagaaaaaataaatatgggaatgtgaaatcagaaaaaacaatttgtgtATGAGAAGTTGGATTCCGCCCTGTTTTGGTTAGCTTTTAGTTCGTTTCCAACCTTCtctcacttaaatataaaagcCAGAAACACACTTACTTGACTGCAATATGAAGGGGAgtgtttttatcttctccaggtATGTCAATCCATGCACCTTCTTCTACCAAATATTTGATAACTTCCGTTCGGTTATAACGGGCCGCTAAATGAATTGGAGCTTGGTTTTCTGGATTTAGTtggtcaacatatttcaaaaaatcaatgcCAGATTTTTTTGCCTCCTCTTTGATCTTTTCAATTGCTCCTTCTCTGGCTGCTTGGTGGATGGAAAGCTCAATATTATCATCCTGGTCGCTCACTTCACTAACTGCGTCCAAATCTTGTTTTGGAGGAAGAGCAAGCTTATTAGAACTGTCCCTTGATATAATTATGCTTTCACGCTTAGGATCATCTTCAATGTCGCTTTCGTCACTCATCACTGTTTCTGATCGATCCCTCTAATAACAGTACATAAATATCTGTGAAAACAGCAGGGACCAATAAATACCAACGATATGGGTTTttgaaattactgatgacaaaaacaaaaaggaatgaatccttttgttttttgttatcaatgtaatattattttattaattaaacaaatcaaaacgacaaattaacatttttctagaCTCGTACAACAAATTCCATTATTATTATCCCTTTCGTTTCCTTACGGGTAAAATGCGGTTTTGTGACAcaaagaattaaaattaaaaaaattaactacaTATTGTCAGGTAATGCAATCTCCCATAAAAAACAAGTTACACATGAAAGAGCTTAAAAAGCTGCGTAggaatttcttgttttttttggaaaaatctcGAGAATTTTGACTTTCTGATAATTATGCTGATCAATGCATGACTTCGTGTATGTGATGTAAACTACCATTATCAGGTGTTGTTTAGCAAGGTTTGTGGTGATGTAAATATATGCTTTTATCTATCCAATAtccaatttcattttttaaacatatttgacGGATTTTATTATTCAGGTATCCTGATTATCATTCATGCTAACAGACGTTCTCAACAGCCAACTTTTAAAGGTTTTTCGTATGAAACCAACTTGTTTTTACATAGTAAACTTGGAAattcaagtaaaaaaaagaagtttttcgtgtggattaatttttgatataatttttataaaaattcctCACTTCGCCAATTAaccgtaaatatttttattacattttaaaatttatcccTCGTAAGCCATAATATTAATGTTTCAAATTCTTTACTTTTCGCGCCCTTTTTTTGCTCCAAATTTCGCGCACCTGTGCCAATTTGGCTGTTCGCGAAactatttatttttacattattgtAGATGGCATAACGAATTCAtcaggtttcaggttcgagtccctACTCCAGCGCATTTTAAGTCTAGTGTTATCAACCCGTTTAgagccatctactgaccgcgaAACGGCTTGTGCGTCAGACAAGCAAgctagagcaatgctatacgtatctctggcggtaatgtaacacaGTTACACTTAtaggggaggaagagccagcTGTTAGGGTGGAATCTCCAAGGACATTAAACTCCCGTGGTCTTTCTTTAGTCTTTTCTTCAAGCTTTTCATTGCTTTCTGATACGCTGTTTTAAAATTGCTTGCTTGGCGTaacgtaaaaaaaaatctaGTTATATACCGTATGTCTTTTCCTAAAAAACTACCCACTTCTAATTGTAGCCCTATCATAGAGATCTGTTGTAGAGATAAAATACCCCGCAAATACCAGCTTATTTATATTAATTGGGCCAAATTAATAGTAGACATGTCTGATGTtataatatacaaaagaaagcccacaaatatgtaacaaaaaatTTGGGTGGTGAAAGATTTGTATTGTGTATTATTGTTTCCGAAATACACTCTCATACTTTACCAGACATTATTTTTTATGCAGACCTTTACATAAAAATAACATCACTTTTGATATAGCGCCTATTTATATAAGGGGCTGGGTACAAGCTTGAGTCACTGTCCAACAATACATGCGCTTATAACAATATGGAAACCAGCTATCCACCAGGCAGAATTCGAAAACTATAACTTTTTAAACTTAATTTGTTTAGAAGTAAAAGCTAAAttaatttgaatattttgtCGAAAGGCCTGATTCACACTACGACACTGTACATTGCATAAAAATACTGTTCAACCTGACTTCTGCTGTTATAAATTACCACCAAACTGCAAATCAAAGACTTTGGTTACAGTTATGCTACATCCTCGCTTTCTGATTTGATCTtcgaaattatattttattttctgaCTAAGTGGGATTTGAACCAACGCACTTCAAACTTCTTTGTTTTCACTTCAAACTTTCTGCTGACTCGGTGAATGTCGTATTCAAAACTTTATTATCTATATGTGTGCTACCTGCGAA
This window contains:
- the LOC130646024 gene encoding poly [ADP-ribose] polymerase tankyrase-2-like, translating into MSDESDIEDDPKRESIIISRDSSNKLALPPKQDLDAVSEVSDQDDNIELSIHQAAREGAIEKIKEEAKKSGIDFLKYVDQLNPENQAPIHLAARYNRTEVIKYLVEEGAWIDIPGEDKNTPLHIAVKYDCTEAAKTLIRLGANCTSKNFYGQTALHFACRRGNSEVCTMLVSYANIDVNGVDNSTATPLHMAVVGGNKNVVTILLRHNASIYVVDDEGQYPLHIAASEGQAELIPILYNASKLRSNTQLCPQAYFSAF